The following are from one region of the Pseudomonas putida genome:
- a CDS encoding class I SAM-dependent methyltransferase — MRSPIKLEFSEKYDKEHAREYFLKHQDGLARRLSHKRDEQLARRALALAGEPGLVLDLPCGAGRFWPLLAEKPNRVIIGADNSEAMIETACTAQAPEVVARVRPLQTSAFAIDLPDNSVDSIFCMRLFHHIGEAAHRKTILSEFQRVSRDSVILSLWVDGNFKAWRRKKLEQRRSARKGDQDNYQNRFVLPADTVEEEFRAAGFRIQERLDFLPFYAMWRVYVLRKG; from the coding sequence ATGCGTAGCCCCATCAAGCTTGAATTTTCCGAGAAGTACGACAAAGAACATGCCCGCGAGTACTTTCTCAAGCACCAGGACGGCCTGGCGCGGCGCCTTTCCCACAAGCGTGATGAGCAACTGGCGCGTCGCGCCTTGGCATTGGCAGGTGAACCTGGCCTGGTCCTCGACCTGCCATGTGGTGCGGGCCGCTTCTGGCCGTTGCTGGCAGAAAAGCCCAACCGAGTGATCATCGGCGCCGACAACTCCGAAGCGATGATCGAGACAGCCTGTACCGCGCAAGCGCCAGAGGTAGTGGCACGGGTACGTCCTTTGCAAACTTCCGCGTTTGCCATCGACTTGCCAGACAACTCGGTGGACAGCATTTTCTGCATGCGCCTGTTCCACCACATTGGCGAAGCGGCGCACAGAAAGACCATTCTTTCGGAATTTCAACGTGTTAGCCGTGATAGTGTGATCCTGTCACTGTGGGTGGATGGTAACTTCAAGGCCTGGCGCCGGAAAAAGCTGGAACAGCGCCGCAGCGCCAGGAAGGGCGACCAGGACAATTACCAGAACCGTTTTGTGTTACCGGCCGACACGGTCGAAGAAGAATTTCGAGCCGCCGGCTTCAGAATCCAGGAACGCCTCGACTTCCTGCCGTTCTATGCCATGTGGCGGGTCTATGTATTGCGTAAGGGGTAG
- a CDS encoding phosphatase PAP2 family protein has protein sequence MQQPNRPRPLNFWLYLGLPLATALGLILLELTSVDMDIANLFFDPAAGQFIGRHSYLLENILHDRVKQMVILLGVLSLLTFAASFFVKRLFGWRRELGCLVLALGLSTAFVTPLKKVTQVQCPWSLTQFGGTETYSKLLEPRPATDKPGLCWPGGHAATGFCLFGLFFMLRDRKPRLARAALAVAFVAGSVLSLGRMMQGAHFLSHNVWTAVFCWLIGLGSYYLVLYRRGMAEVPAAERSVA, from the coding sequence ATGCAGCAACCAAACCGCCCTCGCCCGCTCAATTTCTGGCTTTACCTGGGGCTCCCCTTGGCGACCGCGCTGGGCTTGATCCTGCTGGAACTGACCTCGGTCGACATGGACATTGCCAACCTGTTCTTCGACCCTGCCGCCGGGCAGTTCATCGGCCGCCACAGCTATTTGCTGGAGAACATCCTGCATGACCGGGTCAAGCAAATGGTGATCCTGCTGGGCGTGCTTTCGCTACTGACCTTTGCCGCCAGTTTCTTCGTGAAGCGCCTGTTCGGCTGGCGCCGTGAGCTGGGTTGCCTGGTGCTGGCGCTGGGCCTGTCGACGGCGTTTGTCACGCCACTGAAAAAGGTCACCCAGGTGCAGTGCCCGTGGAGCCTGACCCAGTTTGGCGGCACCGAGACCTACAGCAAGCTGCTGGAACCGCGGCCGGCGACCGACAAGCCCGGGCTGTGCTGGCCAGGCGGGCATGCGGCAACCGGGTTCTGCCTGTTCGGTCTGTTCTTCATGTTGCGTGATCGCAAGCCGCGGCTGGCGCGGGCGGCCTTGGCGGTGGCCTTCGTGGCCGGGTCGGTGCTTTCACTGGGGCGGATGATGCAGGGGGCACACTTCCTGTCGCATAACGTGTGGACGGCTGTGTTCTGCTGGTTGATCGGGTTGGGGTCGTATTACCTGGTTCTGTATCGTCGGGGAATGGCTGAGGTACCTGCCGCTGAGCGTAGCGTCGCCTGA
- a CDS encoding multidrug efflux RND transporter permease subunit, with the protein MAFTDPFIRRPVLASVVSLLILLLGFQAWNKLQIRQYPQMENALITVTTAYPGANAETIQGYITQPLQQSLASAEGIDYMTSVSRQNFSIISIYARIGADSDRLFTELLAKANEVRNKLPQDSEDPVLSKEAADASALMYISFYSKEMSNPQITDYLSRVIQPKLATLPGMAEAEILGNQVFAMRIWIDPVKLAGFGLSATDVTNAVRRYNFLSAAGEVKGEYVVTSINASTELKSAEAFAALPVKINGDSRVLLGDVARVEMGAENYDTVSSFDGTPSVYIGIKATPAANPLDVIKEVRRIMPELESQLPSALKVSIAYDATLFIQASIDEVIKTLGEAVLIVIVVVFLFLGALRSVLIPVVTIPLSMIGVLFFMQMMGYSLNLLTLLAMVLAIGLVVDDAIVVVENIHRHMEEGKSPFEAALEGAREIAMPVVSMTITLAAVYAPIGFLTGLTGALFKEFALTLAGAVIISGIVALTLSPMMCALLLRREQNPSGLAHRLDVLFERLKVRYQRLLHATLDSRPVVLVFAVIILCLIPVLLKFTQNELAPNEDQGVIFMMSSSPQPANLDYLNAYTDQFTPLFKAFPEYYSSFQINGFNGVQTGIGGFLLKPWNERERTQMELLPLVQRKLEEISGLQIFGFNLPSLPGTGEGLPFQFVINSAGDYPALLDVAQRIKARAQESGKFAFLDIDLAFDKPEVVVDIDRAKAAQMGVSMDTLGSTLATLLGEAEINRFTLEGRSYKVIAQVERPYRDNPGWLNNYYVKNDQGQLLPLSTLITLSDRARPRQLNQFQQLNSAIIQGVPMVSLGEALQTVQAIAREEAPEGFAFDYAGAARQYVQEGSALWVTFGLALAIIFLVLAAQFESFRDPLVILVTVPLSICGALLPLFLGLSSMNIYTQVGLVTLIGLISKHGILIVEFANQLREERGLSVREAIEEAAAIRLRPVLMTTAAMVFGMVPLILATGAGAVSRFDIGTVIATGMSIGTLFTLFVLPCVYTLLAHKAKAREPAVA; encoded by the coding sequence ATGGCGTTCACCGACCCGTTCATCCGTCGCCCGGTGCTGGCCAGCGTGGTCAGCCTGCTGATCCTGCTGCTGGGCTTCCAGGCCTGGAACAAGCTGCAGATCCGCCAGTACCCGCAAATGGAAAACGCCCTGATCACGGTAACCACCGCCTACCCCGGTGCCAACGCCGAGACCATCCAGGGCTATATCACCCAGCCGCTACAGCAAAGCCTGGCCAGCGCCGAAGGCATCGACTACATGACCTCGGTGAGCCGGCAGAATTTCTCGATCATCTCCATCTACGCACGCATCGGCGCTGACAGCGACCGGTTGTTCACCGAGCTGCTGGCCAAGGCCAACGAAGTACGCAACAAGCTGCCGCAGGACTCGGAAGACCCGGTACTGAGCAAGGAAGCCGCCGATGCCTCGGCACTGATGTACATCAGTTTCTACAGCAAGGAGATGAGCAACCCGCAAATCACCGACTACCTGTCACGGGTGATCCAGCCCAAGCTGGCAACCCTGCCGGGCATGGCCGAAGCGGAGATCCTCGGTAACCAGGTGTTCGCCATGCGCATCTGGATCGACCCGGTGAAACTGGCAGGCTTCGGCCTGTCGGCCACCGATGTGACCAACGCCGTGCGGCGCTACAACTTCCTCTCTGCCGCCGGCGAGGTAAAAGGCGAATACGTGGTCACCAGCATCAACGCCAGCACCGAACTGAAGTCGGCCGAGGCGTTCGCCGCCCTGCCGGTCAAGATCAATGGTGACAGCCGCGTGCTGTTGGGCGACGTGGCACGGGTCGAGATGGGGGCAGAAAACTACGACACGGTCAGCTCGTTCGACGGCACCCCGTCGGTGTACATCGGCATCAAGGCCACGCCAGCCGCCAACCCGCTGGACGTCATCAAGGAAGTGCGGCGCATCATGCCCGAGCTGGAAAGCCAGCTGCCCTCGGCGCTGAAGGTATCGATCGCCTACGACGCCACGCTGTTCATCCAGGCCTCCATCGACGAAGTGATCAAGACCCTCGGTGAAGCCGTGCTGATCGTCATCGTCGTGGTGTTTCTGTTCCTCGGCGCCCTGCGTTCGGTGTTGATCCCGGTGGTGACCATCCCGCTGTCGATGATCGGCGTGCTGTTCTTCATGCAGATGATGGGTTACTCGCTCAACCTGCTGACCCTGCTAGCCATGGTGCTGGCCATCGGGCTGGTGGTGGATGATGCGATCGTCGTGGTAGAGAACATCCACCGGCACATGGAGGAAGGCAAGTCGCCGTTCGAAGCGGCCCTCGAGGGTGCCCGCGAAATCGCCATGCCGGTGGTGTCGATGACCATCACCCTGGCGGCAGTGTACGCGCCGATCGGCTTCCTGACCGGGCTTACCGGCGCACTGTTCAAGGAGTTTGCCCTGACCTTGGCCGGTGCGGTGATCATCTCCGGCATCGTCGCCCTCACCCTGTCACCGATGATGTGCGCGCTGTTGTTGCGCCGGGAGCAGAACCCCAGTGGCCTGGCCCATCGCCTGGACGTGCTGTTCGAACGCCTGAAGGTGCGCTACCAGCGTCTGTTGCACGCCACCCTCGACAGCCGGCCGGTCGTGCTGGTGTTTGCCGTTATCATCCTGTGCCTGATTCCGGTACTGCTGAAGTTTACCCAGAACGAACTGGCGCCCAACGAGGACCAGGGCGTGATCTTCATGATGAGCAGCTCGCCGCAGCCGGCCAACCTTGATTACCTCAACGCCTACACCGACCAGTTCACCCCGCTGTTCAAGGCGTTCCCCGAGTATTACTCGTCGTTCCAGATCAACGGTTTCAACGGCGTGCAGACCGGCATCGGCGGCTTCCTGCTCAAGCCCTGGAACGAGCGCGAGCGCACGCAGATGGAACTGCTGCCGCTGGTACAGCGCAAGCTTGAGGAAATCAGCGGTCTGCAGATCTTCGGCTTCAACCTGCCGTCGCTGCCCGGCACCGGCGAGGGCCTGCCATTCCAGTTCGTGATCAACAGCGCTGGTGACTACCCGGCACTGCTGGATGTGGCCCAGCGCATCAAGGCTCGCGCCCAGGAATCCGGCAAGTTCGCCTTCCTCGACATTGACCTGGCCTTCGACAAGCCCGAAGTAGTGGTGGATATCGACCGGGCCAAGGCGGCGCAGATGGGCGTGTCGATGGACACCTTGGGCAGCACCCTGGCGACCTTGCTGGGCGAGGCGGAGATCAACCGTTTCACCCTCGAAGGCCGCAGTTACAAAGTGATCGCCCAGGTCGAGCGGCCTTACCGCGACAACCCCGGCTGGCTGAACAACTACTACGTGAAGAACGACCAGGGCCAGTTGCTACCGCTATCCACCCTGATCACCCTCAGCGACCGCGCCCGCCCGCGCCAGCTCAACCAGTTCCAGCAACTGAACTCGGCAATCATCCAGGGTGTGCCCATGGTCAGCCTCGGCGAGGCGCTGCAGACCGTACAGGCTATCGCCCGCGAAGAGGCGCCGGAAGGCTTCGCTTTCGACTATGCCGGCGCGGCCCGCCAGTACGTGCAGGAAGGCAGCGCACTGTGGGTAACCTTCGGCCTGGCGTTGGCAATCATCTTCCTGGTGCTGGCGGCGCAATTCGAAAGCTTCCGCGACCCGCTGGTGATTCTGGTGACGGTGCCGTTGTCGATCTGTGGCGCGCTGTTGCCGCTGTTCCTTGGTCTATCGAGCATGAACATCTACACCCAGGTGGGGCTGGTAACGCTGATCGGGCTGATCAGCAAGCACGGCATCCTCATTGTCGAGTTCGCCAACCAGCTGCGCGAGGAACGCGGCCTGAGCGTGCGTGAGGCGATCGAGGAAGCTGCGGCGATTCGCCTGCGCCCGGTGCTGATGACCACGGCGGCGATGGTATTCGGCATGGTGCCGCTGATTCTGGCAACCGGGGCGGGGGCGGTCAGCCGCTTTGACATCGGCACGGTGATTGCCACCGGTATGTCGATCGGCACGCTGTTTACCCTGTTTGTGTTGCCTTGCGTCTACACCTTGCTTGCGCACAAGGCGAAAGCCAGGGAACCCGCTGTAGCCTGA
- a CDS encoding lipopolysaccharide kinase InaA family protein, whose translation MAVAQSGESRFDFYWRQQGEWVEEPNQRRGGESGVQRLNDGNGKLLYAKRQVGHIYRSLLHPFGRPTVLRELDALNSFEQLGVRVPRIVFCGAERGADHQWRALLVSEALDGFVELDTWHAEGARERYPQVVHERMLKDLADNLARMHLGHWQHGCLYGKHVFVKVVGEGEQARVEVALLDLEKCRRRISCQRAAGNDLRQLRRHSSINDAEWQTLLYFYQMAFGSAVKGLEQ comes from the coding sequence ATGGCTGTAGCCCAGAGTGGGGAGTCGCGGTTCGATTTTTACTGGCGCCAGCAGGGCGAGTGGGTCGAGGAGCCTAACCAGCGCCGTGGTGGCGAGAGTGGTGTGCAACGCCTCAACGATGGCAACGGCAAGCTGCTGTATGCCAAGCGTCAGGTCGGGCATATCTACCGTAGCCTGCTGCACCCTTTTGGCCGGCCGACCGTATTGCGTGAGCTCGATGCGTTGAACAGCTTCGAGCAACTGGGCGTGCGTGTACCGCGCATCGTCTTCTGTGGCGCCGAGCGTGGTGCCGATCACCAGTGGCGTGCGCTGCTGGTCAGCGAAGCACTCGACGGCTTCGTCGAACTCGACACCTGGCATGCCGAAGGTGCCCGCGAGCGTTACCCACAGGTGGTGCATGAGCGCATGCTCAAGGACCTGGCGGACAACCTGGCGCGCATGCACCTGGGGCACTGGCAGCACGGCTGCCTGTACGGCAAGCACGTGTTCGTCAAGGTGGTGGGTGAAGGCGAACAGGCCCGGGTCGAGGTTGCCCTGCTGGACCTGGAAAAATGCCGGCGGCGCATCAGCTGTCAGCGCGCAGCGGGCAATGACCTGCGCCAGCTGCGCCGCCACTCGTCGATCAATGACGCAGAATGGCAAACCCTGCTCTACTTTTACCAGATGGCGTTTGGCAGCGCTGTCAAAGGGTTAGAGCAATGA
- a CDS encoding HAMP domain-containing sensor histidine kinase: MEFKQSLAQRIIIAFALMSALVAGAFAFGIVGTVHLVEERLISTVLGGDLQRLLRMDSVSDWSHRPRPDQLFYFSGGRDDFELPKDLRHLDRGFHEVFRDQLSYHAMVEIVDGRRYVLLQDQSDFEERERLLFAVVVVGFVLSLVLAVILGWLVARRVMAPVIRLARQVRHRDQLLGLAPPLAPDYAADEVGQLAVAFDDTLGRLRDALTRERLFTSDVSHELRTPLMVLATSCELLMENPTLDARSRSQVERVARATEEMRELVKTFLMLARAQRDEGAVASRATLREVADELVGVWRDTIEQKGLALYFDGRVSASPVLYNATFLQSVMGNLLRNAAHYTDSGYIRLSLEANGFSVEDSGVGIPEEQREAMFRPFVRGDERRGEGLGLGLSLVQRICDDQGWQVTLTSTLPHGCRFRVDLSNTAAKGDPEALVE, from the coding sequence ATGGAGTTTAAGCAAAGCCTTGCCCAGCGCATCATCATCGCCTTTGCCCTGATGAGTGCGCTGGTGGCCGGGGCCTTCGCCTTCGGCATTGTCGGCACTGTGCACCTGGTCGAAGAACGGCTGATTTCCACGGTATTGGGCGGCGACTTGCAGCGTCTGCTGCGCATGGACAGCGTCAGTGACTGGAGCCACCGGCCCCGCCCCGACCAGCTGTTCTACTTCAGCGGCGGGCGTGACGATTTCGAACTGCCCAAAGACTTGCGCCACCTCGACCGAGGCTTCCATGAGGTGTTCCGCGACCAGCTGTCTTACCACGCCATGGTCGAGATCGTCGACGGTCGCCGTTATGTGCTGTTGCAGGACCAGAGTGACTTCGAGGAACGCGAACGGCTGCTGTTCGCGGTGGTGGTGGTAGGCTTCGTGCTCAGCCTGGTGCTGGCGGTCATTCTCGGCTGGCTGGTGGCGCGCCGGGTGATGGCACCGGTGATCCGCCTGGCGCGTCAGGTACGCCACCGCGACCAGCTGCTGGGCCTGGCCCCGCCCCTGGCGCCGGACTATGCCGCGGACGAAGTCGGCCAACTGGCGGTAGCTTTCGACGATACCTTGGGCCGCCTGCGCGATGCGCTGACCCGCGAACGGTTGTTCACCAGCGACGTCAGTCACGAGCTGCGCACGCCCTTGATGGTGCTGGCGACCTCGTGCGAACTGCTGATGGAAAACCCGACGCTGGACGCCCGTTCGCGTAGCCAGGTGGAGCGTGTGGCGCGGGCCACGGAAGAAATGCGCGAACTGGTCAAGACCTTCCTGATGCTGGCCCGGGCACAGCGCGACGAGGGTGCGGTGGCTTCGCGGGCTACCCTTCGCGAAGTGGCTGACGAACTGGTCGGCGTTTGGCGCGACACTATCGAGCAGAAGGGCCTGGCGCTGTATTTCGATGGCCGCGTCAGTGCCAGCCCGGTGCTGTACAACGCCACCTTCCTGCAGTCGGTGATGGGCAACCTGCTGCGCAATGCCGCGCACTACACCGATAGCGGCTATATCCGCCTGAGCCTGGAAGCCAATGGCTTCAGCGTGGAGGACAGTGGCGTGGGTATCCCGGAAGAACAGCGCGAGGCCATGTTCCGGCCGTTCGTGCGCGGCGACGAGCGACGCGGCGAGGGGCTGGGCCTGGGCCTGTCGCTGGTACAGCGGATCTGCGACGACCAGGGGTGGCAGGTCACCCTGACCTCGACCTTGCCGCACGGCTGCCGCTTCAGGGTGGACCTTAGCAATACCGCAGCCAAGGGCGACCCGGAGGCGTTGGTCGAGTAA